The following are encoded in a window of Shewanella psychrotolerans genomic DNA:
- a CDS encoding divergent polysaccharide deacetylase family protein — translation MRLLLLLALICIVNPTKAAQVAIIIDDIGYRQTDTAVLSLPSAITLSVLPHTPLGKEIAQLANDSGYEIMLHLPMQALNGKKQGPGGLTNQMDEQEFKQTVANALESIPNVKGVNNHMGSLLTQMGEQMMWLMESLKQRDSYFVDSVTTRYTKAGEMANKLGIPKLKRQIFLDNDVSEAALERQFQQVIQQANNEGQVVVIAHPYPETIHFLQKNLGRLQQQGLTLVKTSQLLPYRLAQKDPKIAGSKTHRQ, via the coding sequence ATCGATGATATCGGCTATCGTCAAACCGACACGGCAGTCTTGTCGTTGCCCAGCGCCATCACATTATCAGTATTGCCACATACACCTCTAGGAAAAGAGATTGCTCAATTAGCAAACGACAGTGGCTATGAGATCATGTTACACCTGCCGATGCAGGCGCTAAACGGTAAGAAACAAGGCCCTGGCGGATTAACCAATCAAATGGATGAGCAAGAGTTTAAACAAACAGTCGCCAACGCGCTCGAAAGCATACCCAATGTAAAAGGCGTTAATAATCACATGGGAAGCTTGCTTACACAGATGGGCGAACAGATGATGTGGTTGATGGAAAGTCTAAAACAGCGAGATAGCTACTTCGTCGATAGCGTGACAACTCGATACACAAAGGCTGGAGAGATGGCCAATAAACTTGGCATCCCAAAGCTAAAACGACAAATATTTCTTGATAATGATGTCAGTGAAGCTGCACTTGAGCGCCAATTTCAACAAGTCATTCAACAGGCAAATAATGAAGGGCAGGTAGTTGTGATAGCACATCCCTATCCAGAAACCATTCATTTCTTACAAAAGAATTTGGGGCGATTACAACAGCAGGGCCTCACATTAGTCAAAACATCTCAATTACTGCCATACCGATTAGCCCAAAAGGACCCAAAGATAGCGGGCAGTAAAACGCATCGACAATAA
- a CDS encoding Rrf2 family transcriptional regulator: MQLTRYTDFGIRTLMYLALSPERETLFRIAEITEVFDLSPNHVSKIVHHLGKEGYLRTVRGKSGGFRLGKPAEQINIGQLVRTLENSLAPIDCTKPYCRFTPSCQLKGMLAEAVDAYLAVLDRYTLADVVSNREQLKALLPDLSIPVLEI; the protein is encoded by the coding sequence ATGCAGTTAACTCGTTATACAGATTTTGGCATCCGTACTTTAATGTATTTAGCCCTATCGCCAGAAAGAGAAACACTGTTTAGAATCGCTGAAATTACAGAGGTATTTGATCTTTCGCCTAATCATGTATCGAAAATTGTTCATCATTTAGGAAAAGAGGGATATCTGCGGACTGTTCGTGGAAAGAGTGGTGGTTTTAGATTGGGCAAACCTGCTGAACAAATAAATATTGGTCAGCTAGTTCGAACCTTGGAAAACTCCTTGGCGCCTATCGATTGTACTAAGCCTTATTGCCGTTTTACACCGTCATGCCAATTGAAAGGGATGCTAGCAGAAGCGGTAGATGCATACCTTGCTGTTTTAGATCGCTACACTTTGGCTGATGTGGTAAGTAACCGTGAGCAACTAAAGGCTTTGCTACCTGATCTATCTATTCCTGTTTTGGAGATCTAA